Proteins encoded by one window of Streptomyces sp. NBC_01571:
- the solA gene encoding N-methyl-L-tryptophan oxidase — translation MSPTYDVIVIGLGGMGSAAAHHLSARGARVLGLEKFGPVHNRGSSHGGSRITRQSYFEDPAYVPLLLRSYELYEELERATGREIATLCGGVMIGRPDSRTVSGSLLSAQRWGLPHEMLDAPEIRRRFPTLNPDDDEVALYEARAGLVRPENTVAAHLQLATRQGADLHFEEPMTRWEPYRDGVRVHTAENTYTAGRLVICPGAWAPRLLTDLGVPFTIERQVMYWFQPKGGVRPFLPEDHPIYIWEDATGVQVYGFPSIDGPELGAKVAFFLKGVVTTPETIDRTVHEDEIHAMADHMSRCIPDLPGAFLKAATCMYSNTPDEHFVIARHPAHPETVTVACGFSGHGFKFVPVVGEILADLALTGTTDHPIGLFDPHRLAAAPA, via the coding sequence GTGTCCCCCACCTACGACGTGATCGTGATCGGTCTCGGCGGCATGGGCAGCGCCGCCGCCCACCATCTGTCGGCACGCGGCGCCCGCGTGCTCGGCCTGGAGAAGTTCGGCCCGGTCCACAACCGCGGCTCCAGCCACGGTGGTTCGCGCATCACCCGGCAGTCCTACTTCGAGGACCCGGCGTACGTACCCCTGCTGCTGCGCTCCTACGAGCTGTACGAGGAGTTGGAGCGGGCGACGGGCCGGGAGATCGCCACGCTCTGCGGCGGTGTGATGATCGGCCGTCCCGACTCGCGGACGGTCTCCGGCTCGCTGCTCTCCGCCCAGCGGTGGGGCCTGCCCCACGAGATGCTGGACGCCCCGGAGATCCGCCGCCGCTTCCCGACCCTGAACCCGGACGACGACGAGGTCGCGCTGTACGAGGCGCGGGCCGGGCTCGTCCGCCCCGAGAACACCGTCGCCGCGCACCTCCAGCTCGCCACCCGGCAGGGCGCCGACCTGCACTTCGAGGAACCGATGACGCGCTGGGAGCCCTACCGGGACGGGGTGCGCGTCCACACCGCCGAGAACACCTACACCGCGGGCCGGCTGGTGATCTGCCCGGGTGCCTGGGCGCCGCGGCTGCTGACCGACCTCGGGGTGCCGTTCACCATCGAGCGGCAGGTCATGTACTGGTTCCAGCCGAAGGGCGGGGTCCGGCCGTTCCTGCCCGAGGACCATCCCATCTACATCTGGGAGGACGCCACCGGGGTCCAGGTGTACGGCTTCCCGTCCATCGACGGGCCGGAGCTGGGCGCCAAGGTCGCCTTCTTCCTCAAGGGCGTCGTGACCACCCCGGAGACCATCGACCGGACGGTCCACGAGGACGAGATCCACGCCATGGCGGATCACATGTCCCGCTGCATCCCCGACCTGCCCGGCGCCTTCCTCAAGGCCGCCACCTGCATGTACTCCAACACCCCCGACGAGCACTTCGTCATCGCCCGCCATCCCGCGCACCCGGAGACCGTGACCGTGGCCTGCGGGTTCTCCGGGCACGGCTTCAAGTTCGTGCCTGTCGTCGGCGAGATCCTCGCCGACCTCGCGCTGACCGGCACCACCGATCACCCGATCGGGTTGTTCGATCCCCACCGCCTCGCCGCCGCGCCCGCCTGA
- a CDS encoding aromatic ring-hydroxylating dioxygenase subunit alpha: MTTIPVSRSPLPPSLIATLPGHYYTDREIFRQEQESLFESMWFCAVRSADLARPGAFRTVQVGRESVLITRSRTGELRAFLNVCRHRGARLCTQESGEVRRNLQCPYHAWTYGLDGKLVAAPNLVKMPDIDRVAYGLIGVALREWLGYAWVCLADEPPSFEETVLGAAVERLGDAAAIEHYGTEQLALGRRVRYDVKANWKLIVENFMECYHCATIHPELTDVLPEFAEGYAAQYYVGHGAEFGEDVRGFTVDGSEGFGRLPDIADDQDRRYYAITVKPTVFVNLVPDHVILHRMFPLAEDRTVVECDWLYAPEVVESGADVSRSVELFHRVNEQDFEACERTQPAMASRAYRNGGVLVPTEHHIGIFHEWLIRQLGGASA; encoded by the coding sequence GTGACGACGATCCCCGTCTCCCGGTCCCCTCTCCCCCCCAGCCTGATCGCCACCCTGCCCGGCCACTACTACACCGACCGGGAGATCTTCCGACAGGAACAGGAGTCCCTGTTCGAGTCGATGTGGTTCTGTGCCGTCCGCTCCGCGGACCTCGCGCGGCCCGGTGCCTTCCGTACCGTGCAGGTCGGCCGGGAGAGCGTCCTGATCACCCGCTCACGCACGGGTGAACTGCGTGCCTTCCTGAACGTCTGCCGGCATCGCGGGGCCCGGCTGTGCACGCAGGAGTCGGGCGAGGTCCGCCGCAATCTCCAGTGCCCGTACCACGCCTGGACCTACGGCCTCGACGGGAAGCTGGTCGCCGCGCCGAACCTGGTGAAGATGCCGGACATCGACCGCGTCGCGTACGGCCTGATCGGGGTGGCGCTGCGGGAGTGGCTCGGCTACGCCTGGGTGTGCCTGGCCGACGAGCCGCCCTCCTTCGAGGAGACGGTGCTGGGCGCGGCCGTGGAGCGACTGGGCGACGCGGCCGCGATCGAGCACTACGGCACCGAGCAGCTGGCGCTCGGCAGGCGCGTCCGGTACGACGTGAAGGCGAACTGGAAGCTGATCGTCGAGAACTTCATGGAGTGCTACCACTGCGCCACGATCCACCCCGAGCTCACCGACGTGCTCCCGGAGTTCGCCGAGGGGTACGCCGCCCAGTACTACGTGGGGCACGGCGCCGAGTTCGGCGAGGACGTCCGGGGGTTCACGGTCGACGGCAGCGAGGGCTTCGGCCGGCTGCCGGACATAGCGGACGACCAGGACCGCCGCTACTACGCGATCACGGTGAAACCGACGGTCTTCGTCAATCTGGTCCCGGACCATGTCATCCTGCACCGCATGTTCCCGCTCGCCGAGGACCGCACGGTCGTCGAGTGCGACTGGCTCTACGCGCCGGAGGTCGTGGAGTCCGGCGCCGACGTGTCCAGGTCGGTCGAGCTCTTCCACCGGGTCAACGAACAGGATTTCGAGGCCTGCGAACGTACCCAGCCGGCCATGGCGTCGCGGGCCTACCGGAACGGTGGTGTCCTGGTGCCCACCGAGCATCACATAGGGATCTTCCACGAGTGGCTGATCCGGCAATTGGGAGGCGCCAGTGCCTGA
- a CDS encoding aldehyde dehydrogenase family protein has protein sequence MPDLFIDGTWRGALDERTREIRCPADGSLVGVVDEAGGKDTVEAIAAARRAFDEGPWPSTPATDRGDLLLRVADLLVRDKDALARAESLDTGKRLVESEYDIDDIANCFRYFGRAASAETGRVVDTGTASVDSRVVYEPVGVCALITPWNYPLLQTAWKVAPALAAGNTFVLKPSELTPHTAIHLMRLLEETGLPAGAANLVLGAGPEAGAPLADHPDVDLVSFTGGLHTGRRLMAAAARTVKKVALELGGKNPNIVFADADFETAVDMALTAVFLHSGQVCSAGARLLVEDTLHDRFVDELVRRAELIRLGGPFDEQAQTGPLVSAAHRAKVEAYVERGVAEGAALRCGGRRPEGLDEGFYYLPTVLDECTGDMSVVQDESFGPVLTVERFRDEADAVRLANDTIYGLAGAVFTTDEAKAQRVAARLRLGTVWINDYHPYVPQAEWGGFKQSGFGRELGPAGLAEYREAKHIWRNTDPSPQGWFA, from the coding sequence GTGCCTGACCTGTTCATCGACGGTACGTGGCGGGGCGCTCTCGACGAGCGCACCCGGGAGATCCGCTGCCCCGCCGACGGCTCCCTGGTCGGGGTCGTCGACGAGGCGGGCGGCAAGGACACGGTGGAGGCGATCGCCGCGGCGCGCCGTGCCTTCGACGAGGGGCCGTGGCCCTCGACCCCGGCGACGGACCGCGGCGACCTGCTGCTGCGCGTCGCCGACCTCCTCGTACGGGACAAGGACGCGCTCGCCCGCGCCGAGTCGCTCGACACCGGCAAACGGCTCGTCGAGAGCGAGTACGACATCGACGACATCGCGAACTGCTTCCGCTACTTCGGCCGGGCCGCCTCCGCCGAGACGGGCCGGGTCGTGGACACGGGCACGGCCAGCGTCGACAGCCGGGTCGTGTACGAGCCCGTCGGGGTCTGCGCGCTGATCACGCCCTGGAACTATCCGCTGCTGCAGACGGCCTGGAAGGTCGCTCCGGCGCTCGCGGCGGGCAACACCTTCGTGCTCAAGCCGAGCGAGCTCACCCCGCACACGGCTATCCATCTGATGCGGCTCCTCGAAGAGACCGGGCTGCCGGCCGGAGCGGCCAACCTCGTGCTGGGCGCGGGACCCGAGGCGGGCGCGCCGCTCGCCGACCACCCGGACGTGGACCTCGTCTCCTTCACCGGCGGCCTGCACACCGGGCGGCGGCTGATGGCCGCGGCGGCCAGGACGGTGAAGAAGGTCGCCCTGGAGCTCGGCGGCAAGAACCCCAACATCGTCTTCGCCGACGCGGACTTCGAGACCGCGGTCGACATGGCGCTGACCGCGGTCTTCCTGCACTCCGGGCAGGTCTGCTCGGCGGGGGCCCGGCTGCTGGTCGAGGACACGCTGCACGACCGGTTCGTCGACGAGCTCGTCCGCAGGGCCGAGCTGATCCGGCTCGGCGGACCGTTCGACGAGCAGGCGCAGACCGGGCCGCTGGTCTCGGCGGCGCACCGCGCCAAGGTCGAGGCGTACGTCGAGCGGGGCGTCGCGGAGGGCGCGGCGCTGCGCTGCGGCGGAAGGCGACCCGAGGGGCTCGACGAGGGGTTCTACTATCTGCCCACCGTGCTGGACGAATGCACGGGTGACATGTCCGTGGTCCAGGACGAGTCCTTCGGTCCGGTGCTGACCGTGGAACGCTTCCGCGACGAGGCGGACGCCGTGCGGCTCGCCAACGACACGATCTACGGCCTGGCCGGCGCCGTGTTCACCACGGACGAGGCCAAGGCACAGCGGGTGGCGGCGCGGCTGCGGCTCGGGACGGTCTGGATCAACGACTACCACCCGTATGTCCCGCAGGCCGAATGGGGTGGCTTCAAGCAGTCCGGTTTCGGCCGGGAGCTCGGACCGGCCGGCCTCGCCGAGTACCGCGAGGCGAAGCACATCTGGCGCAACACCGATCCGTCTCCGCAGGGCTGGTTCGCGTGA
- a CDS encoding APC family permease, with protein sequence MTTLPPTTDQNDDAELSEFGYKPELKRTLGNFHTFAAGISYISILTGTFQLFYFGYGSGGPAYWWSWPMVFIGQFMVALCFAELAARYPVAGSVYNWSKKVGNPHIGWLAGWMMLLASIVSIAAVALAYQLTLPQISSTFQFVGDGTGKYDVATNAVLLAAVLILFTTLVNAFGVKLMATINTAGVFIELIATVVLIILFAVHITRGPQVVMDTQGTGDGQSFGYLGAFLVASLASAYVMYGFDTASSLGEECLDPSRNAPRAIIRAIVASFVLGGLVLLLALMSVSSLKGEKLSTDGLQYIVLDVLGPTAGKAMLWCVLIAVTVCALAVHTAAVRLAFAMARDTNLPASSKLAKVNPRFRTPVLPTVIIGLLALAILVVNIRQPQIFTVVTSIGIIMIYLAYLMVTGPMLVARLRGKWQPAGDGKFSLGRWGLLVNIVAVVWGAAMTVNLIWPRSAVYNASAPYHWYLRWGAVLFVAVVAGGGFAYYWFVQRHRTGVLAEHQLRSDTSAATPLIAPAAE encoded by the coding sequence ATGACCACCCTTCCACCGACCACCGACCAGAACGACGACGCCGAACTCTCCGAGTTCGGCTACAAGCCGGAGCTGAAGCGCACCCTCGGCAACTTCCACACCTTCGCCGCGGGCATCAGCTACATCTCCATCCTCACCGGTACCTTCCAGCTCTTCTACTTCGGCTACGGCAGCGGCGGTCCCGCCTACTGGTGGTCCTGGCCGATGGTGTTCATCGGCCAGTTCATGGTCGCGCTCTGCTTCGCCGAACTCGCCGCCCGCTACCCGGTGGCCGGTTCCGTCTACAACTGGTCGAAGAAGGTGGGCAATCCGCACATAGGCTGGCTCGCAGGCTGGATGATGCTGCTCGCGTCGATCGTGTCGATCGCGGCCGTCGCACTCGCCTATCAGCTGACGCTTCCGCAGATCTCCTCCACCTTCCAGTTCGTGGGCGACGGCACGGGAAAGTACGACGTCGCCACCAACGCCGTACTGCTGGCGGCCGTACTGATCCTGTTCACCACCCTGGTCAACGCGTTCGGCGTGAAGCTGATGGCGACCATCAACACCGCGGGTGTCTTCATCGAGCTGATCGCCACCGTCGTGCTGATCATCCTGTTCGCGGTGCACATCACACGCGGCCCCCAGGTGGTGATGGACACCCAGGGCACCGGCGACGGGCAGTCGTTCGGCTATCTCGGCGCGTTCCTGGTGGCCTCGCTGGCGTCCGCCTACGTGATGTACGGCTTCGACACGGCCTCGTCGCTCGGTGAGGAGTGCCTCGACCCCTCGCGGAACGCGCCGCGCGCCATCATCCGCGCCATCGTCGCCTCCTTCGTCCTCGGCGGGCTCGTGCTGCTCCTCGCGCTGATGAGCGTCTCCAGCCTGAAGGGCGAGAAGCTCTCGACGGACGGGCTGCAGTACATCGTCCTCGACGTGCTCGGCCCGACGGCCGGCAAGGCGATGCTGTGGTGTGTGCTGATCGCGGTCACGGTGTGCGCGCTGGCCGTGCACACGGCGGCGGTCCGGCTGGCCTTCGCGATGGCCCGCGACACCAACCTGCCCGCCTCCTCCAAGCTGGCAAAGGTCAACCCGCGGTTCCGGACGCCTGTGCTCCCGACCGTGATCATCGGGCTCCTCGCGCTGGCGATCCTGGTGGTCAACATCCGTCAGCCGCAGATCTTCACCGTGGTCACCAGCATCGGCATCATCATGATCTACCTGGCGTACCTCATGGTCACCGGGCCCATGCTGGTCGCCCGGCTGCGCGGCAAGTGGCAGCCGGCGGGCGACGGCAAGTTCTCGCTGGGGCGCTGGGGGCTGCTCGTCAACATCGTCGCCGTCGTCTGGGGCGCGGCGATGACGGTCAACCTCATCTGGCCGCGTTCCGCGGTCTACAACGCGAGCGCCCCGTACCACTGGTACCTGCGCTGGGGCGCCGTCCTGTTCGTGGCCGTCGTCGCCGGCGGCGGCTTCGCCTACTACTGGTTCGTGCAGCGGCACCGCACCGGGGTGCTCGCCGAGCACCAGCTCCGGTCCGACACCTCAGCCGCCACCCCCCTGATCGCCCCCGCCGCCGAGTGA
- a CDS encoding GMC family oxidoreductase: protein MSVDEFDYVVVGGGTAGNVVAARLSEDPSVTVCVLEAGPSDVGDDDVLKLERWMGLLESGYDWDYPVEPQASGNSFMRHARAKVLGGCSSHNSCIAFWAPAEDLDDWAAAGCTGWSAAELFPLYRRLESNDAPGDHHGRTGPVKLRTLKGEDPCGTALLEACAQAGIPTTAFNTGTTVVRGANWFQINSDENNIRQSSSVAYLHPVMGKRPNLSVRTGVRAKKLVLEGRRCVGAEYLDPDLIHTRAVRARREVIVSCGSIDTPKLLMLSGIGPAAHLREVGVDVVVDSAGVGENLQDHPEGVIMWEARQPMTTTSSQWWEAGIFYDTEPGLDRPDLMYHYGSVPFDMNTARHGFPTTENAFCLTPNVTRAKSRGTVRLRTRDYRDKPMVDPRYFTHEHDVRVMTYGLRLAREIVSQPALSGWAGAELAPGPDIRTDDELLDYIHKTHNTVYHPSCTVKMGADDDTSAPLDARLRVKGVEGLRVADGSVMPDLISVNPCITTMMIGEKCADLLKEDA, encoded by the coding sequence ATGAGTGTCGATGAGTTCGACTATGTAGTGGTAGGCGGCGGTACGGCGGGCAACGTGGTGGCGGCCCGGCTCTCGGAGGATCCCTCCGTCACCGTGTGCGTGCTGGAGGCGGGGCCCAGCGACGTCGGCGACGACGACGTCCTGAAGCTGGAACGCTGGATGGGACTGCTGGAGTCCGGCTACGACTGGGACTACCCCGTCGAACCGCAGGCCAGCGGCAACAGCTTCATGCGGCACGCCCGCGCCAAGGTGCTCGGGGGCTGCTCCTCGCACAACTCCTGCATCGCCTTCTGGGCCCCCGCGGAGGACCTGGACGACTGGGCCGCGGCGGGTTGTACGGGATGGAGCGCGGCCGAACTCTTCCCGCTCTACCGGCGGTTGGAGTCCAACGACGCTCCCGGCGACCACCACGGCCGCACCGGCCCGGTGAAACTGCGCACGCTGAAGGGCGAGGACCCGTGCGGTACCGCACTCCTCGAGGCGTGCGCGCAGGCGGGCATTCCGACCACGGCCTTCAACACCGGCACGACCGTGGTCCGAGGCGCCAACTGGTTCCAGATCAACTCCGACGAGAACAACATCCGCCAGTCCTCGTCGGTCGCGTATCTGCACCCGGTCATGGGCAAGCGGCCGAACCTCTCGGTACGGACGGGGGTGCGCGCCAAGAAGCTCGTCCTGGAGGGGCGGCGGTGCGTGGGCGCCGAGTACCTGGACCCGGACCTGATCCACACCCGGGCGGTGCGCGCCCGCCGCGAGGTGATCGTGTCCTGCGGGTCCATCGACACGCCCAAGCTGCTGATGCTGTCGGGCATCGGGCCGGCGGCGCATCTGCGCGAGGTCGGTGTCGACGTCGTGGTGGACTCGGCGGGTGTCGGCGAGAACCTCCAGGACCATCCCGAGGGCGTCATCATGTGGGAGGCCCGGCAGCCGATGACCACCACGTCCAGCCAGTGGTGGGAGGCGGGCATCTTCTACGACACCGAACCGGGCCTGGACCGGCCCGACCTGATGTACCACTACGGCTCGGTGCCGTTCGACATGAACACCGCGCGGCACGGATTCCCCACGACCGAGAACGCCTTCTGCCTGACCCCGAACGTCACCCGCGCGAAGTCACGCGGCACCGTGCGGCTGCGCACCCGCGACTACCGGGACAAGCCGATGGTCGATCCGCGCTACTTCACCCACGAGCACGACGTGCGCGTGATGACGTACGGGCTGAGGCTGGCCCGGGAGATCGTGTCGCAGCCCGCGCTGAGCGGCTGGGCGGGGGCCGAACTGGCCCCCGGCCCGGACATCCGGACGGACGACGAACTGCTCGACTACATCCACAAGACCCACAACACCGTCTACCACCCGTCCTGCACCGTGAAGATGGGCGCGGACGACGACACCTCGGCCCCGCTCGACGCGCGACTGCGGGTCAAGGGGGTCGAGGGTCTGCGGGTCGCGGACGGCTCGGTGATGCCGGATCTCATCTCCGTCAATCCCTGCATCACGACGATGATGATCGGCGAGAAGTGCGCGGACCTGTTGAAGGAGGACGCGTAG